One part of the Arabidopsis thaliana chromosome 4, partial sequence genome encodes these proteins:
- a CDS encoding AGC (cAMP-dependent, cGMP-dependent and protein kinase C) kinase family protein (AGC (cAMP-dependent, cGMP-dependent and protein kinase C) kinase family protein; FUNCTIONS IN: kinase activity; INVOLVED IN: protein amino acid phosphorylation; LOCATED IN: cellular_component unknown; EXPRESSED IN: 21 plant structures; EXPRESSED DURING: 10 growth stages; CONTAINS InterPro DOMAIN/s: Protein kinase, catalytic domain (InterPro:IPR000719), Serine/threonine-protein kinase domain (InterPro:IPR002290), Serine/threonine-protein kinase-like domain (InterPro:IPR017442), Protein kinase-like domain (InterPro:IPR011009), AGC-kinase, C-terminal (InterPro:IPR000961), Serine/threonine-protein kinase, active site (InterPro:IPR008271); BEST Arabidopsis thaliana protein match is: AGC (cAMP-dependent, cGMP-dependent and protein kinase C) kinase family protein (TAIR:AT3G25250.1); Has 90354 Blast hits to 89318 proteins in 3214 species: Archae - 80; Bacteria - 12840; Metazoa - 34852; Fungi - 11582; Plants - 13206; Viruses - 261; Other Eukaryotes - 17533 (source: NCBI BLink).), producing MSNHLLPPENKIPTLNFDHLEIFSALGRGSKGVVFLVKADNKWLALKVILRESIESKKAKDEYKRISFEQGVLSRFDHPLFPRLHGVISTDKVIGYAIDYCPGRDLNSLRKKQSEEMFSDEIIRFYAAELVIALEYLHNQGIVYRDLKPDNVMIQENGHLMLVDFDLSTNLPPRTPQSSFSSSPRLSTATKKERSIFAFSGLCNSGISPDDSVSRSSESEFSGEKSNSFVGTEEYVAPEVITGSGHDFAVDWWSLGVVLYEMLYGATPFRGSNRKETFLKILTEPPSLVGETTSLRDLVRKLLEKDPSRRINVEGIKGHDFFKGLDWDLVLKVSRPPYIPAPENYEISKIDVEKFVHEIFTKCEHNGNFIVF from the coding sequence ATGAGCAACCACCTCTTACCACCGGAGAACAAGATCCCGACTCTCAACTTCGACCATCTAGAGATTTTCTCAGCCCTTGGACGTGGATCTAAAGGAGTTGTGTTCTTAGTAAAAGCCGATAACAAATGGCTTGCTTTAAAAGTCATACTAAGAGAATCAATCGAGTCAAAGAAGGCCAAAGATGAGTACAAACGCATAAGTTTCGAACAAGGAGTGTTGTCTCGATTCGACCATCCTCTGTTTCCACGTCTTCATGGTGTTATATCCACCGATAAAGTTATCGGTTACGCGATTGATTACTGTCCTGGAAGAGATCTCAACTCTTTAAGGAAAAAACAGTCGGAAGAAATGTTTTCCGATGAGATCATTAGATTTTACGCGGCGGAGCTTGTGATTGCACTTGAGTATTTGCATAATCAAGGAATTGTGTACAGAGATTTGAAGCCTGATAATGTGATGATTCAAGAGAATGGTCATCTGAtgcttgttgattttgatctttcGACGAATCTACCTCCTAGAACTCCacaatcttctttttcgtcGTCACCGAGACTTTCGACGGCGACGAAGAAAGAAAGGTCTATCTTCGCATTTTCCGGTTTATGTAACTCCGGAATCTCCCCGGACGACTCGGTTTCGAGATCCTCCGAGTCGGAGTTTTCAGGAGAGAAGTCGAACTCGTTTGTTGGAACAGAGGAATATGTTGCGCCGGAGGTAATCACCGGAAGTGGCCATGACTTCGCCGTGGATTGGTGGTCGTTGGGAGTGGTTTTGTATGAGATGTTGTACGGAGCGACGCCGTTTAGGGGGTCCAACCGTAAAGAGacttttttaaagatattaaCTGAACCGCCGAGTTTGGTCGGAGAAACGACATCGTTAAGAGACTTGGTAAGAAAACTGTTGGAGAAAGATCCTAGCCGTAGGATTAATGTTGAAGGAATCAAGGGACATGATTTCTTTAAAGGGTTGGATTGGGATTTGGTGCTTAAGGTATCACGACCACCGTATATTCCGGCGCCGGAAAATTATGAGATTTCGAAAATCGACGTGGAGAAATTCGTCCATGAAATATTTACTAAATGTGAACATAATGGTAATTTTATTGtcttttag
- a CDS encoding Oxidoreductase, zinc-binding dehydrogenase family protein (Oxidoreductase, zinc-binding dehydrogenase family protein; FUNCTIONS IN: oxidoreductase activity, zinc ion binding; INVOLVED IN: oxidation reduction; LOCATED IN: chloroplast thylakoid membrane, chloroplast, plasma membrane, vacuole; EXPRESSED IN: 25 plant structures; EXPRESSED DURING: 15 growth stages; CONTAINS InterPro DOMAIN/s: GroES-like (InterPro:IPR011032), Alcohol dehydrogenase GroES-like (InterPro:IPR013154), Alcohol dehydrogenase, C-terminal (InterPro:IPR013149), Alcohol dehydrogenase superfamily, zinc-containing (InterPro:IPR002085); BEST Arabidopsis thaliana protein match is: Oxidoreductase, zinc-binding dehydrogenase family protein (TAIR:AT1G23740.1); Has 34133 Blast hits to 33976 proteins in 2527 species: Archae - 549; Bacteria - 21108; Metazoa - 1143; Fungi - 3531; Plants - 1393; Viruses - 3; Other Eukaryotes - 6406 (source: NCBI BLink).) — protein MAGKLMHALQYNSYGGGAAGLEHVQVPVPTPKSNEVCLKLEATSLNPVDWKIQKGMIRPFLPRKFPCIPATDVAGEVVEVGSGVKNFKAGDKVVAVLSHLGGGGLAEFAVATEKLTVKRPQEVGAAEAAALPVAGLTALQALTNPAGLKLDGTGKKANILVTAASGGVGHYAVQLAKLANAHVTATCGARNIEFVKSLGADEVLDYKTPEGAALKSPSGKKYDAVVHCANGIPFSVFEPNLSENGKVIDITPGPNAMWTYAVKKITMSKKQLVPLLLIPKAENLEFMVNLVKEGKVKTVIDSKHPLSKAEDAWAKSIDGHATGKIIVEP, from the exons ATGGCTGGAAAACTCATGCACGCTCTTCAGTACAACTCTTACGGTGGTGGCGCCGCCGGATTAGAG CATGTTCAAGTTCCGGTTCCAACACCAAAGAGTAATGAGGTTTGCCTGAAATTAGAAGCTACTAGTCTAAACCCTGTTGATTGGAAAATTCAGAAAGGAATGATCCGCCCATTTCTGCCCCGCAAGTTCCCCTGCATTCCAG CTACTGATGTTGCTGGAGAGGTCGTTGAGGTTGGATCAGGAGTAAAAAATTTTAAGGCTGGTGACAAAGTTGTAGCGGTTCTTAGCCATCTA gGTGGAGGTGGACTTGCTGAGTTCGCTGTTGCAACCGAGAAGCTGACTGTCAAAAGACCTCAAGAAGTGGGAGCAGCTGAAGCAGCAGCTTTACCTGTGGCGGGTCTAACCGCTCTCCAAGCTCTTACTAATCCTGCGGGGTTGAAGCTGGATGGTACAGGCAAGAAGGCGAACATCCTGGTCACAGCAGCATCTGGTGGGGTTGGTCACTATGCAGTCCAGCTGGCAAAACTTGCAAATGCTCACGTAACCGCTACATGTGGTGCCCGGAACATAGAGTTTGTCAAATCGTTGGGAGCGGATGAGGTTCTCGACTACAAGACTCCCGAGGGAGCCGCCCTCAAGAGTCCGTCGGGTAAAAAATATGACGCTGTGGTCCATTGTGCAAACGGGATTCCATTTTCGGTATTCGAACCAAATTTGTCGGAAAACGGGAAGGTGATAGACATCACACCGGGGCCTAATGCAATGTGGACTTATGCggttaagaaaataaccaTGTCAAAGAAGCAGTTAGTGCCACTCTTGTTGATCCCAAAAGCTGAGAATTTGGAGTTTATGGTGAATCTAGTGAAAGAAGGGAAAGTGAAGACAGTGATTGACTCAAAGCATCCTTTGAGCAAAGCGGAGGATGCTTGGGCCAAAAGTATCGATGGTCATGCTACTGGGAAGATCATTGTCGAGCCATAA